Proteins found in one Triticum urartu cultivar G1812 chromosome 4, Tu2.1, whole genome shotgun sequence genomic segment:
- the LOC125550512 gene encoding serine carboxypeptidase-like 13 isoform X3, with product MDEVRAYNYYKLAHEKSKQARKNNNMSVKHLRTPTAGPGRRLHLPVLHLVPGLLLLLLSHLASASASTMVTHLPGFDGPLPFYLETGYVGVEEETGTELFYYFAESERSPGTDPVILWLTGGPRCSGFTGFAFEVGPVKYVLAPYTGGLPRLVQNPLSWTKMASIIFLDSPVCSGFSYARDPKGCDVGDYSSSLQVQRFLNKWFTDHPQYLSNPFYLGGDSYAGKVIPLIAHYMLQGTEKREQPLINLKGYLIGNPITDPKFDKNFRVQGAHGFGIISDQIYEAAMKNCKGNYVIPENQLCAEVLETVDNLISEIADGHVLYKKCVVATPKPIDDATRRKFLLEESIEPNEAPGRPTVDCFTYGYYLAYFWMNNKMTREALGIKGGTVGEWVRCKKELPYTQDMPSSIPYHLNLTTRGYRALVYSGDHDLMVPQLSTQAWIRSLNFSIIDDWRAWHLDGQAAGLFRRTLFFFTSACTNKSFMTCALSFLMSNIPFLFCRFTIAYANNLTFATVKGGGHTAPEYQPEESFAMARRWLDNEPL from the exons ATGGACGAAGTCCGTGCCTACAACTACTACAAGCTAGCACACGAAAAAAGCAAGCAGGCAAGAAAGAATAACAATATGTCCGTCAAGCATCTCCGGACGCCTACCGCCGGACCCGGGCGACGCCTCCACTTGCCGGTGCTGCACCTCGTTCCCGGCCTCCTCCTGCTGCTGCTCTCGCACTtggcgtcggcgtcggcgtcgacGATGGTCACCCACCTGCCAGGATTCGATGGCCCTCTCCCCTTCTACCTCGAAACCGG ATACGTGGGCGTGGAGGAGGAGACAGGGACGGAGCTCTTCTACTACTTCGCCGAGTCGGAGCGGAGCCCCGGCACGGACCCCGTCATCCTGTGGCTCACCGGCGGGCCTCGCTGCTCGGGCTTCACCGGCTTCGCCTTCGAAGTTG GCCCCGTAAAGTATGTGCTGGCGCCGTACACCGGCGGTTTGCCGCGGCTGGTACAGAACCCGCTGTCATGGACCAAG ATGGCGAGCATCATCTTCCTGGATTCGCCGGTCTGCTCGGGCTTCTCGTATGCTCGTGACCCCAAAGGTTGCGATGTCGGAGACTACTCATCCTCTCTGCAAGTCCAAAGATTCCTGAATAAG TGGTTCACTGATCACCCACAGTACCTTTCAAATCCTTTCTACCTTGGAGGAGATTCATACGCGGGAAAGGTGATTCCGCTTATTGCACACTACATGTTACAAG GAACTGAAAAAAGGGAGCAGCCTCTTATTAATCTCAAG GGCTACCTGATCGGTAATCCTATAACAGACCCAAAGTTTGATAAAAATTTCCGAGTTCAAGGGGCTCATGGCTTTGGGATAATATCTGACCAAATATATGAG GCTGCAATGAAAAACTGCAAAGGGAATTATGTAATCCCCGAGAATCAACTGTGTGCTGAGGTGCTAGAAACTGTAGACAAT CTCATCTCTGAAATCGCAGATGGACACGTCTTGTACAAAAAATGTGTCGTCGCCACGCCAAAGCCCATAGATGATGCTACAAGAAGAAAATTTCTGCTAGAAGAATCAATCGAGCCAAATGAAGCGCCTGGCCGACCTACCGTCGATTGTTTT ACATACGGTTACTACCTGGCATACTTCTGGATGAATAACAAGATGACTAGAGAAGCTCTCGGGATCAAGGGG GGAACAGTTGGTGAGTGGGTGAGATGCAAAAAAGAACTCCCCTACACACAGGACATGCCAAGCAGCATACCGTACCATCTTAATCTCACCACGCGAGGTTACCGTGCACTCGTGTACAG CGGAGACCATGATCTCATGGTGCCTCAGCTCAGCACGCAGGCATGGATAAGATCCTTGAATTTCTCCATCATCGATGACTGgagggcatggcatctcgacggTCAAGCTGCAGGGTTATTTCGTCGGACTCTCTTTTTTTTCACTTCGGCATGCACAAACAAGAGCTTCATGACATGTGCACTATCTTTTCTTATGAGCAACATACCGTTTCTATTTTGCAGATTTACCATCGCATATGCGAACAATTTGACATTTGCAACAGTAAAG GGTGGTGGTCATACCGCTCCAGAGTACCAACCTGAAGAAAGCTTTGCCATGGCCCGAAGGTGGCTTGACAATGAGCCACTCTGA
- the LOC125550512 gene encoding serine carboxypeptidase-like 13 isoform X1, whose translation MDEVRAYNYYKLAHEKSKQARKNNNMSVKHLRTPTAGPGRRLHLPVLHLVPGLLLLLLSHLASASASTMVTHLPGFDGPLPFYLETGYVGVEEETGTELFYYFAESERSPGTDPVILWLTGGPRCSGFTGFAFEVGPVKYVLAPYTGGLPRLVQNPLSWTKMASIIFLDSPVCSGFSYARDPKGCDVGDYSSSLQVQRFLNKVTIELSQCNNSVLLPRNNNNNNNNNNNNNNSVLLSTDLSMAGCLCVQWFTDHPQYLSNPFYLGGDSYAGKVIPLIAHYMLQGTEKREQPLINLKGYLIGNPITDPKFDKNFRVQGAHGFGIISDQIYEAAMKNCKGNYVIPENQLCAEVLETVDNLISEIADGHVLYKKCVVATPKPIDDATRRKFLLEESIEPNEAPGRPTVDCFTYGYYLAYFWMNNKMTREALGIKGGTVGEWVRCKKELPYTQDMPSSIPYHLNLTTRGYRALVYSGDHDLMVPQLSTQAWIRSLNFSIIDDWRAWHLDGQAAGLFRRTLFFFTSACTNKSFMTCALSFLMSNIPFLFCRFTIAYANNLTFATVKGGGHTAPEYQPEESFAMARRWLDNEPL comes from the exons ATGGACGAAGTCCGTGCCTACAACTACTACAAGCTAGCACACGAAAAAAGCAAGCAGGCAAGAAAGAATAACAATATGTCCGTCAAGCATCTCCGGACGCCTACCGCCGGACCCGGGCGACGCCTCCACTTGCCGGTGCTGCACCTCGTTCCCGGCCTCCTCCTGCTGCTGCTCTCGCACTtggcgtcggcgtcggcgtcgacGATGGTCACCCACCTGCCAGGATTCGATGGCCCTCTCCCCTTCTACCTCGAAACCGG ATACGTGGGCGTGGAGGAGGAGACAGGGACGGAGCTCTTCTACTACTTCGCCGAGTCGGAGCGGAGCCCCGGCACGGACCCCGTCATCCTGTGGCTCACCGGCGGGCCTCGCTGCTCGGGCTTCACCGGCTTCGCCTTCGAAGTTG GCCCCGTAAAGTATGTGCTGGCGCCGTACACCGGCGGTTTGCCGCGGCTGGTACAGAACCCGCTGTCATGGACCAAG ATGGCGAGCATCATCTTCCTGGATTCGCCGGTCTGCTCGGGCTTCTCGTATGCTCGTGACCCCAAAGGTTGCGATGTCGGAGACTACTCATCCTCTCTGCAAGTCCAAAGATTCCTGAATAAGGTGACGATCGAGCTGTCCCAGTGCAATAATTCAGTACTACTTCCCcgcaataataataataataataataataataataataataataattcaGTACTACTGAGTACTGACCTCTCAATGGCTGGCTGTCTATGCGTGCAGTGGTTCACTGATCACCCACAGTACCTTTCAAATCCTTTCTACCTTGGAGGAGATTCATACGCGGGAAAGGTGATTCCGCTTATTGCACACTACATGTTACAAG GAACTGAAAAAAGGGAGCAGCCTCTTATTAATCTCAAG GGCTACCTGATCGGTAATCCTATAACAGACCCAAAGTTTGATAAAAATTTCCGAGTTCAAGGGGCTCATGGCTTTGGGATAATATCTGACCAAATATATGAG GCTGCAATGAAAAACTGCAAAGGGAATTATGTAATCCCCGAGAATCAACTGTGTGCTGAGGTGCTAGAAACTGTAGACAAT CTCATCTCTGAAATCGCAGATGGACACGTCTTGTACAAAAAATGTGTCGTCGCCACGCCAAAGCCCATAGATGATGCTACAAGAAGAAAATTTCTGCTAGAAGAATCAATCGAGCCAAATGAAGCGCCTGGCCGACCTACCGTCGATTGTTTT ACATACGGTTACTACCTGGCATACTTCTGGATGAATAACAAGATGACTAGAGAAGCTCTCGGGATCAAGGGG GGAACAGTTGGTGAGTGGGTGAGATGCAAAAAAGAACTCCCCTACACACAGGACATGCCAAGCAGCATACCGTACCATCTTAATCTCACCACGCGAGGTTACCGTGCACTCGTGTACAG CGGAGACCATGATCTCATGGTGCCTCAGCTCAGCACGCAGGCATGGATAAGATCCTTGAATTTCTCCATCATCGATGACTGgagggcatggcatctcgacggTCAAGCTGCAGGGTTATTTCGTCGGACTCTCTTTTTTTTCACTTCGGCATGCACAAACAAGAGCTTCATGACATGTGCACTATCTTTTCTTATGAGCAACATACCGTTTCTATTTTGCAGATTTACCATCGCATATGCGAACAATTTGACATTTGCAACAGTAAAG GGTGGTGGTCATACCGCTCCAGAGTACCAACCTGAAGAAAGCTTTGCCATGGCCCGAAGGTGGCTTGACAATGAGCCACTCTGA
- the LOC125550512 gene encoding serine carboxypeptidase-like 13 isoform X2 — MDEVRAYNYYKLAHEKSKQARKNNNMSVKHLRTPTAGPGRRLHLPVLHLVPGLLLLLLSHLASASASTMVTHLPGFDGPLPFYLETGYVGVEEETGTELFYYFAESERSPGTDPVILWLTGGPRCSGFTGFAFEVGPVKYVLAPYTGGLPRLVQNPLSWTKMASIIFLDSPVCSGFSYARDPKGCDVGDYSSSLQVQRFLNKVTIELSQCNNSVLLPRNNNNNNNNNNNNNNSVLLSTDLSMAGCLCVQWFTDHPQYLSNPFYLGGDSYAGKVIPLIAHYMLQGTEKREQPLINLKGYLIGNPITDPKFDKNFRVQGAHGFGIISDQIYEAAMKNCKGNYVIPENQLCAEVLETVDNLISEIADGHVLYKKCVVATPKPIDDATRRKFLLEESIEPNEAPGRPTVDCFTYGYYLAYFWMNNKMTREALGIKGGTVGEWVRCKKELPYTQDMPSSIPYHLNLTTRGYRALVYSGDHDLMVPQLSTQAWIRSLNFSIIDDWRAWHLDGQAAGFTIAYANNLTFATVKGGGHTAPEYQPEESFAMARRWLDNEPL, encoded by the exons ATGGACGAAGTCCGTGCCTACAACTACTACAAGCTAGCACACGAAAAAAGCAAGCAGGCAAGAAAGAATAACAATATGTCCGTCAAGCATCTCCGGACGCCTACCGCCGGACCCGGGCGACGCCTCCACTTGCCGGTGCTGCACCTCGTTCCCGGCCTCCTCCTGCTGCTGCTCTCGCACTtggcgtcggcgtcggcgtcgacGATGGTCACCCACCTGCCAGGATTCGATGGCCCTCTCCCCTTCTACCTCGAAACCGG ATACGTGGGCGTGGAGGAGGAGACAGGGACGGAGCTCTTCTACTACTTCGCCGAGTCGGAGCGGAGCCCCGGCACGGACCCCGTCATCCTGTGGCTCACCGGCGGGCCTCGCTGCTCGGGCTTCACCGGCTTCGCCTTCGAAGTTG GCCCCGTAAAGTATGTGCTGGCGCCGTACACCGGCGGTTTGCCGCGGCTGGTACAGAACCCGCTGTCATGGACCAAG ATGGCGAGCATCATCTTCCTGGATTCGCCGGTCTGCTCGGGCTTCTCGTATGCTCGTGACCCCAAAGGTTGCGATGTCGGAGACTACTCATCCTCTCTGCAAGTCCAAAGATTCCTGAATAAGGTGACGATCGAGCTGTCCCAGTGCAATAATTCAGTACTACTTCCCcgcaataataataataataataataataataataataataataattcaGTACTACTGAGTACTGACCTCTCAATGGCTGGCTGTCTATGCGTGCAGTGGTTCACTGATCACCCACAGTACCTTTCAAATCCTTTCTACCTTGGAGGAGATTCATACGCGGGAAAGGTGATTCCGCTTATTGCACACTACATGTTACAAG GAACTGAAAAAAGGGAGCAGCCTCTTATTAATCTCAAG GGCTACCTGATCGGTAATCCTATAACAGACCCAAAGTTTGATAAAAATTTCCGAGTTCAAGGGGCTCATGGCTTTGGGATAATATCTGACCAAATATATGAG GCTGCAATGAAAAACTGCAAAGGGAATTATGTAATCCCCGAGAATCAACTGTGTGCTGAGGTGCTAGAAACTGTAGACAAT CTCATCTCTGAAATCGCAGATGGACACGTCTTGTACAAAAAATGTGTCGTCGCCACGCCAAAGCCCATAGATGATGCTACAAGAAGAAAATTTCTGCTAGAAGAATCAATCGAGCCAAATGAAGCGCCTGGCCGACCTACCGTCGATTGTTTT ACATACGGTTACTACCTGGCATACTTCTGGATGAATAACAAGATGACTAGAGAAGCTCTCGGGATCAAGGGG GGAACAGTTGGTGAGTGGGTGAGATGCAAAAAAGAACTCCCCTACACACAGGACATGCCAAGCAGCATACCGTACCATCTTAATCTCACCACGCGAGGTTACCGTGCACTCGTGTACAG CGGAGACCATGATCTCATGGTGCCTCAGCTCAGCACGCAGGCATGGATAAGATCCTTGAATTTCTCCATCATCGATGACTGgagggcatggcatctcgacggTCAAGCTGCAGG ATTTACCATCGCATATGCGAACAATTTGACATTTGCAACAGTAAAG GGTGGTGGTCATACCGCTCCAGAGTACCAACCTGAAGAAAGCTTTGCCATGGCCCGAAGGTGGCTTGACAATGAGCCACTCTGA
- the LOC125550512 gene encoding serine carboxypeptidase-like 16 isoform X4 encodes MDEVRAYNYYKLAHEKSKQARKNNNMSVKHLRTPTAGPGRRLHLPVLHLVPGLLLLLLSHLASASASTMVTHLPGFDGPLPFYLETGYVGVEEETGTELFYYFAESERSPGTDPVILWLTGGPRCSGFTGFAFEVGPVKYVLAPYTGGLPRLVQNPLSWTKMASIIFLDSPVCSGFSYARDPKGCDVGDYSSSLQVQRFLNKWFTDHPQYLSNPFYLGGDSYAGKVIPLIAHYMLQGTEKREQPLINLKGYLIGNPITDPKFDKNFRVQGAHGFGIISDQIYEAAMKNCKGNYVIPENQLCAEVLETVDNLISEIADGHVLYKKCVVATPKPIDDATRRKFLLEESIEPNEAPGRPTVDCFTYGYYLAYFWMNNKMTREALGIKGGTVGEWVRCKKELPYTQDMPSSIPYHLNLTTRGYRALVYSGDHDLMVPQLSTQAWIRSLNFSIIDDWRAWHLDGQAAGFTIAYANNLTFATVKGGGHTAPEYQPEESFAMARRWLDNEPL; translated from the exons ATGGACGAAGTCCGTGCCTACAACTACTACAAGCTAGCACACGAAAAAAGCAAGCAGGCAAGAAAGAATAACAATATGTCCGTCAAGCATCTCCGGACGCCTACCGCCGGACCCGGGCGACGCCTCCACTTGCCGGTGCTGCACCTCGTTCCCGGCCTCCTCCTGCTGCTGCTCTCGCACTtggcgtcggcgtcggcgtcgacGATGGTCACCCACCTGCCAGGATTCGATGGCCCTCTCCCCTTCTACCTCGAAACCGG ATACGTGGGCGTGGAGGAGGAGACAGGGACGGAGCTCTTCTACTACTTCGCCGAGTCGGAGCGGAGCCCCGGCACGGACCCCGTCATCCTGTGGCTCACCGGCGGGCCTCGCTGCTCGGGCTTCACCGGCTTCGCCTTCGAAGTTG GCCCCGTAAAGTATGTGCTGGCGCCGTACACCGGCGGTTTGCCGCGGCTGGTACAGAACCCGCTGTCATGGACCAAG ATGGCGAGCATCATCTTCCTGGATTCGCCGGTCTGCTCGGGCTTCTCGTATGCTCGTGACCCCAAAGGTTGCGATGTCGGAGACTACTCATCCTCTCTGCAAGTCCAAAGATTCCTGAATAAG TGGTTCACTGATCACCCACAGTACCTTTCAAATCCTTTCTACCTTGGAGGAGATTCATACGCGGGAAAGGTGATTCCGCTTATTGCACACTACATGTTACAAG GAACTGAAAAAAGGGAGCAGCCTCTTATTAATCTCAAG GGCTACCTGATCGGTAATCCTATAACAGACCCAAAGTTTGATAAAAATTTCCGAGTTCAAGGGGCTCATGGCTTTGGGATAATATCTGACCAAATATATGAG GCTGCAATGAAAAACTGCAAAGGGAATTATGTAATCCCCGAGAATCAACTGTGTGCTGAGGTGCTAGAAACTGTAGACAAT CTCATCTCTGAAATCGCAGATGGACACGTCTTGTACAAAAAATGTGTCGTCGCCACGCCAAAGCCCATAGATGATGCTACAAGAAGAAAATTTCTGCTAGAAGAATCAATCGAGCCAAATGAAGCGCCTGGCCGACCTACCGTCGATTGTTTT ACATACGGTTACTACCTGGCATACTTCTGGATGAATAACAAGATGACTAGAGAAGCTCTCGGGATCAAGGGG GGAACAGTTGGTGAGTGGGTGAGATGCAAAAAAGAACTCCCCTACACACAGGACATGCCAAGCAGCATACCGTACCATCTTAATCTCACCACGCGAGGTTACCGTGCACTCGTGTACAG CGGAGACCATGATCTCATGGTGCCTCAGCTCAGCACGCAGGCATGGATAAGATCCTTGAATTTCTCCATCATCGATGACTGgagggcatggcatctcgacggTCAAGCTGCAGG ATTTACCATCGCATATGCGAACAATTTGACATTTGCAACAGTAAAG GGTGGTGGTCATACCGCTCCAGAGTACCAACCTGAAGAAAGCTTTGCCATGGCCCGAAGGTGGCTTGACAATGAGCCACTCTGA